In the genome of Pontibacillus yanchengensis, one region contains:
- the rpsI gene encoding 30S ribosomal protein S9, whose translation MAQVQYNGTGRRKTSTARVRLVPGTGRIVINDRNAEDYFPYETLRVITKQPLAITETEGNYDVLVNVDGGGFTGQAGAIRHGVARALLEADPEYRTSLKRAGLLTRDPRKKERKKYGLKKARRAPQFSKR comes from the coding sequence GTGGCACAAGTACAATACAATGGTACTGGTCGTCGTAAAACGTCTACAGCTCGTGTACGTTTAGTTCCAGGAACAGGCCGTATCGTTATTAATGATCGCAACGCAGAAGATTATTTCCCATACGAGACACTACGTGTGATCACAAAGCAACCATTAGCAATTACTGAAACAGAAGGTAATTATGACGTTCTTGTAAACGTTGATGGTGGAGGCTTCACTGGTCAAGCTGGTGCTATCCGTCACGGAGTAGCACGTGCGCTTCTTGAAGCAGACCCAGAATACCGTACTTCTCTTAAGCGAGCAGGTCTACTAACTCGTGACCCTCGTAAGAAAGAGCGTAAGAAATACGGTCTTAAAAAAGCACGTCGTGCACCACAATTCTCAAAGCGTTAA
- the map gene encoding type I methionyl aminopeptidase, with protein sequence MIITKTPREIEIMRHAGKIVALTHQELQKHIKPGITTQQLDDIADKFIRDMDAIPSFKGYNGFRGSICTSVNEELVHGIPGDRTLNNGDIISIDIGAKYKGYHGDSAWTYPVGEIDEETQELLDVTEECLFKGLNEAKPAVRLSNISHAIQSFVEPKGFSIVREYVGHGVGQELHEDPQIPHFGPPNKGPRLKPGMVLAVEPMVNAGERYVKTLDDNWTVVTEDGKLCAHFEHTIAITDEGFEILTKA encoded by the coding sequence ATGATAATTACAAAAACACCACGCGAAATTGAAATCATGCGTCACGCAGGTAAAATCGTTGCACTGACGCACCAAGAATTGCAAAAGCATATAAAACCAGGCATTACAACACAGCAATTAGATGATATAGCAGATAAATTCATTCGCGATATGGATGCAATTCCTTCTTTTAAAGGTTATAATGGGTTCCGTGGTAGTATTTGTACTTCGGTCAATGAAGAGCTGGTACATGGTATTCCGGGAGATCGCACGCTGAATAATGGTGACATTATATCCATTGATATTGGTGCTAAATATAAAGGATATCATGGTGATTCAGCCTGGACGTATCCAGTAGGTGAAATTGATGAAGAAACGCAGGAATTGCTTGATGTAACAGAAGAATGCCTTTTTAAAGGGTTAAACGAAGCAAAACCTGCTGTTCGATTATCAAACATCTCTCATGCGATTCAGTCATTTGTAGAGCCTAAAGGCTTTTCGATTGTGCGGGAATATGTCGGTCATGGTGTAGGTCAAGAACTACATGAAGACCCACAGATTCCACATTTCGGACCGCCCAATAAAGGCCCTCGTTTGAAGCCTGGAATGGTCTTAGCCGTAGAACCAATGGTCAATGCAGGTGAGCGTTATGTTAAAACACTTGATGACAATTGGACGGTTGTTACAGAAGATGGTAAATTGTGCGCTCACTTTGAGCATACCATTGCCATAACGGATGAAGGTTTTGAGATATTAACAAAAGCCTAA
- the infA gene encoding translation initiation factor IF-1, with amino-acid sequence MAKEDVIEVEGTVVDTLPNAMFKVELENGHTVLAHVSGKIRMHFIRILPGDKVTVELSPYDLSRGRITYRYK; translated from the coding sequence ATGGCGAAAGAAGATGTAATTGAAGTTGAAGGTACCGTTGTTGACACATTGCCTAATGCAATGTTTAAAGTGGAGTTAGAAAACGGTCATACTGTGCTAGCCCATGTTTCCGGTAAAATACGTATGCACTTCATTCGCATTTTGCCTGGAGATAAAGTGACGGTTGAACTTTCTCCTTATGATTTAAGTAGAGGACGTATTACCTACCGCTATAAGTAG
- a CDS encoding energy-coupling factor ABC transporter ATP-binding protein, translated as MEISFNDVKYIYQPNSPFEHRAIDNLSFTIPSGSFVAIIGHTGSGKSTMIQHLNGLLLPTHGEVRVGEYSLNADRKKTNLKALREQVGVVFQYPEHQLFEETIQKDIAFGPSNFGVSEEEIYRRVHSSLNAVGLSSDMLERSPFDLSGGQMRRVAIAGVLAMEPNVLVLDEPTAGLDPKGQREIMNMFHDLHEDKGLTTVLVTHSMEDALAYADYCIVMDHGEVYMQGKPIEVFRQKEALNAVGLEVPEIIELLAKLEAELDISIPYEKQSLQELAKLVNGKLKGGGHA; from the coding sequence ATGGAAATATCATTCAATGACGTAAAGTATATCTATCAACCCAATTCACCATTCGAGCATCGTGCAATTGACAATTTGTCATTCACAATACCCTCAGGCTCGTTTGTTGCCATCATTGGTCACACAGGTTCAGGGAAGTCGACTATGATCCAACATTTGAATGGTTTGTTACTACCGACTCATGGGGAGGTACGTGTGGGAGAGTATTCGCTTAATGCGGATAGGAAGAAGACGAACCTCAAAGCACTTCGAGAACAAGTAGGTGTCGTATTCCAGTATCCTGAACATCAATTATTTGAAGAAACTATTCAAAAAGATATCGCTTTTGGCCCTTCCAATTTTGGGGTGTCCGAAGAAGAAATCTATCGGCGTGTACATTCCTCTTTAAACGCTGTAGGGTTGTCCTCAGATATGCTAGAGCGTTCTCCATTTGATTTAAGTGGAGGACAAATGCGACGAGTTGCTATTGCAGGTGTATTGGCAATGGAGCCTAATGTACTTGTTTTAGATGAGCCAACAGCAGGTCTAGATCCGAAAGGCCAGCGGGAAATCATGAATATGTTTCATGACCTGCATGAGGATAAGGGCCTGACCACTGTATTGGTTACGCACAGTATGGAGGATGCTCTTGCCTATGCTGACTACTGTATAGTGATGGATCACGGTGAAGTGTATATGCAAGGAAAACCCATTGAGGTATTTCGACAAAAGGAAGCATTAAATGCAGTAGGATTAGAAGTACCGGAAATCATCGAATTACTCGCAAAGCTTGAAGCGGAACTTGATATCAGTATCCCATATGAAAAGCAATCCCTCCAAGAGCTTGCTAAACTTGTAAATGGTAAGCTGAAAGGGGGCGGCCACGCGTGA
- a CDS encoding energy-coupling factor ABC transporter ATP-binding protein: MGKSFLSFEGVSFKYQEEQPWILNKLNISIHPNEWVAIIGHNGSGKSTIAKLMNGLLFPQEGTISVADMMLNEQTIWEIRKRVGMVFQNPDNQFVGTTVIDDVAFGLENHGVPRPEMVERIEASLKTVGMEGYENHEPHRLSGGQKQRVAIASILAVAPDLVILDEATAMLDPKGRREIMETVRHLRTKRDVSIVTITHDLNEVTYADRVIVMNDGEVWYEGTPRDVFSKQEELQEIGLGTPLVTQLAHELKELGLDFSKEPMNHNELVDELWKYHSMT, from the coding sequence ATGGGGAAGAGCTTTTTGTCGTTCGAGGGTGTTTCTTTTAAATATCAGGAGGAACAACCTTGGATCTTAAATAAATTAAATATATCAATTCACCCCAATGAATGGGTTGCGATTATCGGGCACAATGGTTCAGGGAAATCGACCATTGCCAAACTTATGAATGGTCTCTTATTTCCACAGGAGGGAACAATCTCCGTTGCAGATATGATGCTTAATGAGCAGACGATTTGGGAGATACGAAAACGAGTAGGTATGGTGTTTCAAAATCCTGATAATCAATTTGTTGGTACAACTGTCATCGATGATGTTGCCTTTGGTCTTGAGAATCACGGAGTGCCACGTCCAGAAATGGTTGAAAGAATTGAAGCTAGTTTGAAGACTGTTGGCATGGAGGGTTATGAAAATCATGAGCCACATCGATTATCAGGTGGACAAAAGCAACGTGTAGCAATCGCAAGTATTTTAGCTGTAGCACCTGATTTAGTGATTTTAGATGAGGCTACTGCGATGTTAGATCCAAAAGGTAGACGAGAGATTATGGAAACCGTACGCCATTTACGAACCAAACGAGACGTATCCATTGTAACCATTACTCATGATTTAAATGAAGTTACGTATGCGGATCGGGTTATTGTTATGAACGATGGAGAAGTGTGGTATGAGGGTACTCCACGGGACGTGTTTTCAAAGCAAGAAGAATTACAAGAGATAGGTCTTGGTACTCCACTTGTAACTCAGCTAGCCCATGAGCTTAAAGAGTTAGGTTTGGATTTTTCAAAGGAACCTATGAATCATAATGAATTGGTAGATGAATTATGGAAATATCATTCAATGACGTAA
- the rpsM gene encoding 30S ribosomal protein S13 → MARVAGIDIPRDKRVVISLTYVYGIGHTTAKEIVAEAGVAEDTRVRDLTEDELAQIRKAVEGYNVEGDLRRENSLDIKRLIEIGSYRGVRHRRGLPLRGQKTKNNSRTRKGPRRTIANKKK, encoded by the coding sequence ATGGCACGTGTTGCAGGTATAGACATTCCACGTGACAAGCGTGTAGTCATTTCATTAACCTATGTGTATGGAATCGGCCATACTACAGCGAAAGAAATCGTAGCTGAAGCTGGCGTTGCAGAAGATACACGCGTTCGTGATCTTACTGAAGATGAACTAGCTCAGATTCGTAAAGCTGTTGAGGGATACAACGTTGAAGGTGATCTTCGCCGTGAAAACTCCCTAGATATTAAACGTTTAATTGAGATTGGCTCGTATCGTGGAGTACGTCACCGTCGTGGTCTTCCACTACGCGGACAAAAAACGAAGAACAACTCTCGTACACGTAAAGGTCCACGTCGTACAATCGCTAATAAGAAAAAATAA
- the secY gene encoding preprotein translocase subunit SecY, with protein sequence MFQTISNFMRVGDIRRKIFFTLAMLIIFRLGTFIPVPFTNKEAINFMNENNVFGFLNTFGGGALKQFSIFAMGIMPYITASIIMQLLQMDVVPKFAEWKKQGEVGRRKLAQFTRYATVVLAFIQAIGMSIGFNTLTQGQLIADPGVTKFLVIALVLTSGTAFLMWLGEQITAHGVGNGISILIFAGIAAGIPSGVNQLYEKYIADAGEQLFINLVIVALIALVTVAIVVGVIFIQQALRKIPIQYAKRLVNRSPVGGHSTHLPIKVNAAGVIPVIFAISFIIAPRTVAGFFGDNEIASTIQYIFDYQNWPGMIIYVGLIIAFTYFYTFVQVNPEQMAENLKKQGGYIPGIRPGKNTETYLTRVLYRLTFVGSLFLALIAIMPVVLGGLVGLPQSVQIGGTGLLIVVGVALETMKQLESQLVKRHYKGFIK encoded by the coding sequence ATGTTCCAGACAATCTCCAATTTTATGCGCGTGGGTGATATACGACGGAAGATTTTTTTTACACTTGCTATGCTAATCATCTTCCGCCTTGGAACGTTTATTCCTGTTCCATTCACCAATAAAGAAGCCATTAACTTTATGAATGAAAATAACGTTTTTGGTTTCTTAAACACATTCGGAGGTGGGGCATTGAAACAATTCTCCATCTTTGCAATGGGAATTATGCCTTACATTACGGCATCCATTATCATGCAATTGTTGCAAATGGATGTTGTACCGAAATTTGCTGAATGGAAAAAGCAAGGTGAAGTTGGACGTCGTAAATTAGCTCAGTTTACTCGCTACGCAACGGTTGTTCTTGCTTTTATCCAAGCAATTGGAATGTCAATTGGCTTTAACACACTAACTCAAGGTCAGTTGATTGCAGATCCTGGTGTTACTAAATTCTTAGTAATTGCTTTGGTTCTAACAAGTGGAACAGCCTTTTTAATGTGGTTAGGTGAACAAATCACTGCTCATGGCGTAGGAAATGGGATTTCAATTCTAATTTTTGCAGGAATTGCAGCTGGTATTCCTAGTGGTGTAAACCAACTTTATGAAAAGTATATTGCGGATGCTGGTGAGCAGTTATTTATAAATTTAGTTATTGTAGCATTAATCGCGTTGGTCACGGTAGCAATTGTTGTTGGTGTCATTTTCATTCAACAAGCATTGCGTAAAATCCCAATCCAATATGCGAAACGTTTAGTTAACCGTTCACCTGTTGGTGGACACTCTACCCACTTACCAATTAAGGTAAACGCAGCAGGGGTAATTCCAGTAATCTTCGCAATTTCCTTCATCATTGCTCCACGTACAGTGGCTGGCTTCTTTGGTGATAATGAGATTGCGAGTACCATCCAGTATATTTTTGATTATCAGAACTGGCCTGGAATGATTATTTATGTAGGACTAATCATAGCATTCACCTATTTCTACACATTTGTTCAAGTTAATCCTGAACAAATGGCAGAGAATCTGAAGAAACAAGGTGGGTACATTCCTGGAATTCGTCCAGGAAAGAACACTGAAACGTATTTGACTCGTGTCTTGTACCGTTTAACATTTGTAGGATCTCTGTTCTTGGCACTTATCGCTATTATGCCTGTTGTGCTTGGAGGACTAGTAGGACTACCGCAAAGTGTACAAATCGGAGGTACAGGTCTACTAATCGTAGTAGGTGTAGCTTTAGAAACAATGAAACAATTAGAGAGCCAACTAGTGAAACGTCACTATAAAGGCTTCATTAAATAA
- the rplM gene encoding 50S ribosomal protein L13 codes for MRTTFMANEGNIDRKWYVVDAEGQTLGRLASEVAAVLRGKHKPSYTPHVDTGDNVIIVNADKIELTGNKLTDKKYYTHSNHPGGLRERSALEMRNKYPREMLETSIKGMLPGGRLGRKMGKKLHVYAGPEHKHHAQKPEALELRG; via the coding sequence ATGCGCACAACTTTCATGGCAAATGAAGGCAACATCGATCGTAAATGGTATGTTGTTGATGCGGAAGGTCAAACACTAGGTCGTTTGGCTAGTGAAGTGGCTGCTGTTCTTCGCGGAAAGCATAAGCCATCTTACACACCGCACGTTGATACTGGCGATAACGTAATCATTGTTAACGCAGACAAAATTGAACTTACTGGAAATAAGCTTACGGACAAGAAGTATTACACTCACTCTAACCACCCAGGTGGACTTCGTGAGCGTTCTGCTCTAGAAATGCGTAATAAATACCCTCGTGAAATGCTTGAAACATCTATTAAAGGAATGCTACCTGGTGGACGCCTAGGACGTAAAATGGGCAAGAAACTTCATGTGTATGCAGGTCCTGAACACAAGCATCACGCACAAAAACCAGAAGCACTTGAGCTTCGCGGATAA
- a CDS encoding CbiQ family ECF transporter T component — MNSSMVIGQYVPGKSIVHELDPRTKISIIFFFVIIVFFANSFMSYLLLTLFAVGSVLITRIPLGFILKGLKPVWFIILFTFFLHVFMTKEGDVLYEIFSYPIYSGALIQGISISLRFFLLILVTSMLTLTTTPISITDAIESLLAPLKKLRFPVHELALMMSISLRFIPTLMQETEKISKAQASRGVDFRSGPLKERMKAIVPLLVPLFVSAFKRAEELAMAMEARGYQGGEGRTKLRELILTKKDYYVIAFFILVMIGVFLTRQ, encoded by the coding sequence GTGAACAGTTCCATGGTTATAGGGCAGTATGTGCCAGGCAAGTCTATTGTGCACGAACTGGATCCTAGGACGAAGATATCGATTATTTTTTTCTTTGTTATCATTGTATTTTTTGCTAATTCATTCATGAGTTACTTGCTTTTAACCTTATTCGCAGTGGGGAGTGTACTAATTACTCGTATTCCGCTCGGATTTATATTAAAAGGGTTGAAGCCAGTTTGGTTTATTATTCTTTTCACTTTCTTTCTCCATGTCTTTATGACGAAAGAAGGGGACGTATTGTATGAGATTTTTTCCTATCCAATCTATTCTGGAGCCTTGATACAAGGGATATCCATTTCATTAAGGTTCTTCTTGCTCATATTGGTGACGTCGATGCTAACGCTGACAACAACACCTATATCGATAACGGATGCAATTGAGAGCTTGCTGGCCCCACTTAAAAAGCTTCGTTTTCCTGTTCATGAATTGGCATTAATGATGTCTATATCTTTGCGGTTTATCCCGACATTAATGCAAGAAACAGAAAAGATATCTAAAGCACAGGCATCCAGAGGAGTAGACTTTCGCAGCGGCCCATTAAAGGAGCGTATGAAGGCGATTGTTCCGTTGTTAGTCCCGTTGTTCGTGAGTGCGTTTAAACGAGCTGAGGAGCTTGCAATGGCCATGGAGGCTAGAGGGTATCAAGGTGGAGAGGGACGTACAAAGCTTCGCGAATTAATATTAACCAAAAAGGATTACTATGTAATAGCCTTTTTTATTCTCGTAATGATAGGTGTATTTTTAACAAGACAGTAG
- a CDS encoding adenylate kinase, giving the protein MNLILMGPPGAGKGTQAEKIVEKYEIPHISTGDMFRSAIKEGTQLGNEAKSYMDAGELVPDEVTIGIVRERLAKDDCKNGFLLDGFPRTIAQAEALENLLTDLGTTLDYVLHIDVDTEHLVERLTGRRICPTCGATYHVKYNPPKVEGKCDHDGSELIQRDDDKPETVRKRLEVNLQNTKPLLNFYEDKGYLVTIDGDQDIDKVFHDIDEKLGGLS; this is encoded by the coding sequence TTGAACTTAATCTTAATGGGTCCTCCCGGGGCCGGAAAAGGCACCCAGGCGGAAAAAATCGTTGAAAAGTATGAAATCCCTCATATCTCAACAGGAGATATGTTCCGTTCTGCGATCAAAGAAGGAACACAGCTAGGAAATGAGGCTAAATCCTATATGGATGCTGGCGAACTTGTACCTGATGAAGTAACAATAGGTATAGTTCGCGAACGCCTTGCCAAAGATGATTGTAAGAATGGCTTTTTGCTTGATGGGTTTCCAAGAACCATTGCTCAGGCAGAAGCGCTAGAAAACTTATTAACTGATTTAGGTACAACACTTGATTATGTACTTCATATCGATGTTGATACTGAACACCTTGTGGAGCGCTTAACAGGCCGTCGCATATGCCCGACATGTGGAGCAACATATCATGTGAAATATAACCCTCCTAAAGTAGAAGGGAAATGTGATCATGATGGTTCCGAATTGATTCAACGCGATGATGACAAGCCAGAAACGGTTCGCAAGCGCTTGGAAGTCAATCTACAAAACACAAAACCTCTCTTAAACTTCTATGAAGATAAGGGATATCTCGTTACCATTGATGGCGACCAAGACATTGATAAAGTTTTCCATGATATCGATGAAAAGCTCGGAGGCTTATCTTAA
- a CDS encoding DNA-directed RNA polymerase subunit alpha codes for MIEIEKPKIETVEISDDATFGKFVVEPLERGYGTTLGNSLRRILLSSLPGAAVTSVQIDGALHEFSTIDGVVEDVTTIVINLKKLALKIFSEETKTLEIDVQGEGSVTAADITHDSDVEVLNPEIHIATLQTNASLRMRITAEKGRGYRPAETNNHDDQPIGVIPVDSIFTPISRVTYQVENTRVGQVTNFDKLTLDVWTDGSIRPEEAVSLGAKIYMEHLNIFVGLTDEAQKAEIMVEKEEDQKEKVLEMTIEELDLSVRSYNCLKRAGINTVQELAQKSEEDMMKVRNLGRKSLEEVKHKLEELGLGLRKDD; via the coding sequence ATGATCGAAATTGAAAAGCCAAAAATTGAAACGGTTGAGATCAGCGATGATGCAACATTTGGAAAGTTCGTCGTCGAACCGCTTGAACGTGGGTATGGTACAACACTAGGAAACTCCTTGCGTCGTATCCTATTATCCTCACTTCCTGGCGCTGCTGTAACATCAGTTCAGATTGATGGAGCTCTTCATGAATTTTCAACAATCGATGGTGTAGTAGAAGATGTTACAACAATCGTGATTAATCTTAAGAAACTAGCTCTGAAGATTTTTTCTGAAGAAACGAAAACGTTGGAGATTGATGTGCAGGGAGAAGGATCTGTTACGGCAGCAGACATCACGCATGATAGCGATGTTGAGGTTTTAAACCCTGAAATCCACATTGCGACGCTTCAAACGAATGCTAGTTTACGCATGCGTATCACTGCTGAAAAAGGACGTGGGTATCGCCCTGCAGAAACAAACAACCATGATGATCAGCCAATCGGCGTCATTCCAGTTGATTCCATTTTCACTCCGATTTCACGTGTAACCTACCAAGTGGAAAACACTCGCGTAGGTCAGGTGACAAATTTTGATAAGCTAACGTTAGACGTATGGACTGACGGAAGCATTCGACCAGAAGAAGCAGTATCTTTAGGTGCCAAGATTTATATGGAACACCTAAATATTTTTGTTGGACTAACCGACGAAGCCCAAAAAGCAGAAATTATGGTTGAAAAAGAAGAGGACCAGAAAGAAAAGGTTCTTGAAATGACCATCGAAGAACTTGACTTATCTGTACGTTCTTACAACTGCCTAAAGCGCGCTGGAATCAACACGGTTCAAGAGCTTGCTCAAAAGTCTGAAGAGGATATGATGAAGGTTCGTAACCTTGGACGTAAATCTCTTGAGGAAGTGAAGCATAAGCTTGAAGAACTAGGCTTAGGCTTACGTAAAGACGACTAG
- the rpmJ gene encoding 50S ribosomal protein L36, which produces MKVRASVKPICEKCKVVRRKGKVMVICDNPKHKQKQG; this is translated from the coding sequence ATGAAGGTAAGAGCATCTGTTAAACCAATTTGCGAAAAATGCAAAGTTGTCCGTCGTAAAGGTAAAGTAATGGTTATTTGCGATAACCCTAAGCATAAACAAAAACAAGGATAG
- the rplO gene encoding 50S ribosomal protein L15, with the protein MKLHELKAVKGTRKERNRVGRGMSSGNGKTSGRGHKGQKARAGGGVRPGFEGGQMPLFQRLPKRGFTNIHRKEYAVVNLEALNRFEDGTEVTPELLLETGVVSKLESGIKILGKGNIVKKLNVKAHKFSASAKEAIEAAGGQTEVI; encoded by the coding sequence ATGAAACTTCATGAATTGAAGGCAGTAAAAGGTACTCGTAAAGAACGTAACCGCGTTGGTCGCGGCATGTCTTCAGGTAATGGTAAAACCTCTGGCCGTGGTCATAAAGGGCAAAAAGCTCGTGCTGGCGGCGGTGTGCGTCCAGGTTTCGAAGGTGGTCAAATGCCTTTATTCCAACGCCTACCGAAGCGTGGTTTTACAAACATTCACCGTAAAGAGTACGCAGTAGTGAACCTTGAAGCATTAAATCGTTTTGAAGATGGTACAGAAGTCACTCCTGAGCTTTTACTTGAAACAGGCGTGGTTAGCAAACTTGAATCAGGTATCAAGATTCTTGGAAAAGGTAACATTGTAAAGAAACTAAACGTAAAAGCTCATAAGTTCTCTGCTTCAGCGAAGGAAGCAATTGAAGCAGCGGGCGGTCAAACTGAGGTGATCTAA
- the rplQ gene encoding 50S ribosomal protein L17 produces the protein MARKLGRTTDVRMALLRNLATDLIVHERLETTEAKAKELQSVVEKMITLGKRGDLHARRQAESFLYNEKADEDSSETALQKLFSDIAPRYEDRQGGYTRIMKLGARKGDGAKTAIIEFV, from the coding sequence ATGGCTAGAAAATTAGGTCGCACAACTGACGTACGTATGGCATTACTACGCAATCTTGCCACTGACCTTATTGTACATGAGCGCCTTGAAACAACAGAAGCGAAAGCGAAAGAACTTCAGTCTGTTGTTGAAAAGATGATTACACTTGGTAAACGTGGCGATTTACATGCCCGTCGTCAAGCAGAATCATTCTTATATAACGAAAAAGCCGACGAAGATAGCAGTGAAACAGCACTTCAAAAGCTATTCTCAGACATCGCTCCACGTTATGAGGACCGCCAAGGCGGATACACTCGCATCATGAAACTTGGTGCACGTAAAGGTGACGGTGCAAAAACAGCGATTATCGAATTCGTATAA
- the truA gene encoding tRNA pseudouridine(38-40) synthase TruA produces the protein MERICCTIQYDGTNYSGFQIQVNGRTVQEQIEKALTKMHKGTSIRIIASGRTDAGVHAMGQVIHFDSPIMIEEHQWKKAMQTLLPADIHILHVTKVASNFHAQHQTTGKEYRYYVLNRKEPDIFKRHIRYHVPYKMDMEAITEACTYIEGTHDFTSFCSMKTHLKGDKVRTITHASCEKIEDELIFTFRGDGFLYNMVRILVGTLLDVGQGKHPPEKIQEMLDAQDRRKAGKTAPPQGLFLWKVDYN, from the coding sequence ATGGAACGTATTTGTTGCACAATCCAATACGATGGCACTAACTATTCGGGTTTTCAAATACAGGTGAATGGGAGAACCGTGCAAGAGCAAATTGAAAAAGCATTAACAAAAATGCATAAAGGCACTTCAATAAGGATCATAGCGTCGGGACGAACGGATGCAGGTGTTCATGCGATGGGGCAGGTTATTCACTTTGATAGTCCCATTATGATTGAAGAGCATCAATGGAAAAAAGCCATGCAAACGTTGCTACCTGCAGATATACACATCCTACATGTCACAAAGGTCGCCTCTAACTTTCATGCTCAGCACCAAACCACTGGAAAAGAGTATCGATATTATGTTTTAAATCGCAAAGAGCCTGATATTTTTAAACGACATATCCGATATCATGTTCCTTACAAAATGGACATGGAAGCAATAACAGAAGCGTGCACGTATATTGAAGGTACACATGACTTCACATCATTCTGCTCTATGAAAACACACCTAAAAGGTGATAAAGTACGTACCATTACGCATGCTTCATGTGAAAAGATAGAAGATGAGCTCATTTTTACGTTTCGAGGAGATGGCTTTTTATATAATATGGTTAGAATTCTTGTAGGAACTCTACTAGATGTCGGCCAGGGAAAACATCCACCTGAAAAAATTCAAGAAATGTTAGATGCACAGGATCGACGGAAAGCTGGCAAAACAGCACCACCACAAGGCTTATTTTTATGGAAAGTAGATTATAACTAA
- the rpsK gene encoding 30S ribosomal protein S11, producing the protein MARKTNVRKKRVKKNIESGVAHIRSTFNNTIVTITDVQGNVISWSSSGSLGFKGSRKSTPFAAQMAAEAAAKSSQEHGMKSLEVTVKGPGAGREAAIRSLQAAGLEVTAIRDVTPVPHNGCRPPKRRRV; encoded by the coding sequence ATGGCTCGTAAAACAAACGTACGTAAGAAACGCGTGAAAAAGAATATAGAATCTGGTGTCGCGCACATTCGTTCTACTTTTAACAATACAATTGTTACGATCACCGATGTTCAAGGTAATGTAATTAGCTGGAGCAGTTCTGGTTCCCTTGGTTTCAAGGGCTCTCGTAAATCTACTCCTTTCGCAGCTCAAATGGCAGCGGAAGCAGCAGCTAAATCATCTCAAGAACACGGTATGAAAAGTCTAGAAGTAACTGTAAAAGGTCCAGGAGCTGGTCGGGAAGCGGCTATTCGTTCCCTACAAGCAGCAGGCCTTGAAGTTACAGCCATTCGTGATGTTACCCCAGTACCACACAATGGTTGCCGCCCACCAAAACGTCGTCGTGTATAA
- a CDS encoding KOW domain-containing RNA-binding protein produces the protein MNEAESSPRIGQVVRVLQGREVEQYMIIIGVVDNRFVLLADGEKRKYDRPKKKNVHHIKLMDYISPEVQNSLLETGRVTNGKLRFALSKFVNEAVTDLKEDQLDGERRCN, from the coding sequence TTGAACGAAGCGGAGTCGAGTCCACGAATAGGTCAAGTTGTTCGTGTCTTGCAAGGGCGAGAGGTAGAACAATATATGATTATCATCGGTGTAGTTGATAATCGTTTTGTGCTGCTAGCGGATGGGGAGAAAAGAAAGTATGATCGTCCTAAGAAAAAGAACGTTCATCACATTAAATTAATGGACTATATATCCCCAGAAGTCCAAAACAGCCTTCTAGAAACTGGTCGCGTAACGAATGGCAAACTCCGATTTGCCTTATCAAAATTTGTAAATGAAGCAGTGACTGATTTGAAGGAGGATCAACTCGATGGCGAAAGAAGATGTAATTGA